AAGGGATCTGACCTAAAACTCTACGGATTTGGCTCTGATCAAATCACCTCGGATCTCACAGCTACCAAATGCCtcttaaagaaaattaagagaatTACGAGCAAAGCGTTGACTCTATTCTTCCATTCTTTGTCAAGAAAATTTTTGGGGAGTCATCTTGAAGGGTTGAATCGGAATCATGAGCAAAGCAATACAAATTCAAAAGGGAAACACAATTAAAGACAGTTGGCCAGAATTTTGCATATGGACCCACCTTGCCCTTTTTCTCTACTTAGCTCTTAAAATGGAAAAAGCCGCATCCTGGTTTAGAAACTGTCACTTACTTAGTAGCGTAAAGCTCAAGAGTGGAACATACtcaagggcagagccaaaaatttttcatgagaggagttgaattaaagttgctaaattttgacaaaggttgaaatatcttttttcaaaatttttatataagataagtaaaattttctaaaatttatctctaatttaaaaaaaaaaaaaaattgaggtgtgTCAAGGCCCAAGCATGccctcccttggctccacccctgtaCATACCCCTAAGTCTATGCCAGCTTGAGCTTGTACAAGAGCAGGTAATGCTTATGCCACTTGAACCAAACTGGTACTAGTACCATCACTTGGATTGCCAGACCTGCAGTTCAATATGCATTGGGTCGCAAACACCCTACTGAGCCTGGCTGCCCTGGGCTCGAAGTTGACCATAACTGTGTCCTTTTTTAGGACCCAAACACAAGAacattttttgttcatattgttgcacagatttggatttgatcttTAACAAAGGTGGTAGCGAACCTCCAGCaagaatatttcttcttttactATGACATGTACCTTGTTGATGTACTGATCCCTTACATCCAAAacatcataaatttttattgaaaaaaatcaagtaaattttatataattttcattaattaaaaCATGAACTAATTATTCTTAcatatttgcttttattttgttgttttaaatatgaaaatcatatACGTGCGAGTTAAAACTATACCATTCTTGTAGTAATATTACCAAAACCGATACTTTTGTGagttcttttaaaagaaaaaagttgtatGTATGTGATGttcatgtatgtatgtgtatgaaTACTAGCTGCAATATATCCTATAATTGCCGGATGgttaacatttaaaattttattgccAAAAGCAACACAAATTGTGGTTAGAGCCACAACAAACCATTGTCATACGATAAACCATTGCTCATGCTACTGTATTTATtggaaaaataaagttttaaattttagtcatccaGTGGGATTAAATTGTTCTATAATGACTTTAAAATCACTGAAAGGGGCAGTTAATTAttccaaatttaaaattcatggatttgatgtGGGTATGATGTGGCATGCTTTTGCTAATGTGGTAAAAGATCCACAATAAAGTTCATGATTCATCGTACTAAGGATCTTATTTAGATCAGACATATGATCCACATGTGAAATCTTTATTTAtcttttgcattgagaaaaagtTGGCTTTAAAATTGGAGGGAAGTTTGTgtgattttaaattcatggtttttaaattAGAAGAATTTTAGAGTAGGGGCAATCAAACGTCCTCTAAGGCAATTTTTGATTCTAAATTAACCATGTTATTATATGTTTACAAAACAATATGTTGTATTTTAAACATACATGATAACATATGCAAAattataatttcttttcaaaataccTCTTAAAGTACTGTTATGATCAGCCCATCTTATATGTGTTACTGATATGTTTTTCACTATCAGTCATTTTAAGTTGATGAAATTAATATTTAGGAACTTTGAAATAAACAACttaaaagtaaaatgaagaTATTGAACTTTTCCATGATTTTGGCATTGCTattggagaaaaacaaaaaatagtttCCTCATTCCACATCAGACCTTACAAGTTATTGGACCCATGGAACAGAAAAAATTTCCCTTTCCATCCTGAGAAAGGAATGGAAGAAAGAGCCAATGTAGTTTTCCAAAAAGCAACATCTGCAGTAGCCGAGCCAAAAATATTTGGCTGAGGGGCCCTCTAAGTTTAAATGTAATATTTTAAGggaactcatatatatatatatatatatatatatatatatatatatatatatatatatatataactaaaaattATTGACATATAATGTAAATTTATTGGCTGGtgcaggcaattgcccacaccagctacaaccCGGCTCCAGTGGCTGAAGGTTAAACTATGATTCCACACAAAGAAAGCAAATTATTCCGAGTTCCACCACATTACATAACCCGTCACCAATGTTCTAGGGCCGGCAACATGACACAAGTCATGATGTATAAACAATACAAAAAGCAAGGTCAAGCTTGTTCTGGTACCAAGGAAGCACTGTTCCCCACTTAGAGCTAGACATGATCTGCTAAAACTATAGAATCTCCCCAAGTAATTTATCCAAAGAGCCTATAATCTAACAACCCTAAGGCATTTATAAATAGAAGAAACATAGAACAATGGCTTCCACCAAAACAAACCAATTCTTGAAGTATAAGTTAGAAGGAGATGCCTTGAACAGGGCAAAACCCCTACCCTTTTTCTCAGCTCTAGAGGTTTAAGGCTGTTTTGAGATCTTGGTGAAGGGCGAAATACCTATTAAATAGAGCTCGGCAGATTCACTGTTTGCAATCTAAAAAAATAGTGCATGTAAACTATACCAGTAGGACTAGCTGCGTACACTGTgctcttcaaaaaaaaaaatagtataaaTTAGGAAAATATGATAAGTGGGAAGGAAATTTACGATGTGATTGCTGCCACCTTCCCTTTATACGTGCCCGTTTTCCTGGGCTACGCCTCCGTCAGGTGGTGGAAGCTCTTTACACCTGACCAGTGCAAGGGCATCAGTAGATTATCAGCCTTCATCGTCCTTCCTTTATTCAGCTTCGATTTTCTCTCCCGCATCAATCCGTTTGAGCTCAATTGCCGGTTCCTTGCTGCCGATGCGTTATCGAAGGCCATTATAGCCGTGCTGTTGGCTGTCTGGGCTAAGTTTACCAGGAAGGGCAGCTATTCTTGGTCCATaacaggtttctctctctccggACTCACCAACATGCTGGTTATGGGCGTGCCATTGTTGCGCGCCATGTATGGAGAGGAAGGTCTGGAGATCGCCGTGCAGGCCTACATGCTGCAATGCATAGGATGGATGATGGCTCtgctccttgtgttggaggtcAGGAAAGCTACCAACAGGTTGCAGGTATCTCCAAGAGTGGTTCCTCACGGGGATTCACACGTTGTCTCGATTGATGAGGATGACGGAAGAAAGGAGGGAGCGGAAAGTGAGGGGAGTTTGGTGTTGAAGGTGATGAAGTTAGCGTGGCTGAAGGTTGCGGTGAACCCGAGGACGTATGCAAGCGTCTTCGGACTCGCGTGGGCTTTCGTCTCCAATCGGTAATTAAGCGCTTAAATTCTTTTTACATGATTTTGTACTTTTAATGTGATGTGACTACGCTATGGTAGTGCCTGAAGGCCGGTACGCTATCTTCAACACAGGAGggattattttcttttctagtggctttttttgttttattgaaggttattttc
This window of the Nymphaea colorata isolate Beijing-Zhang1983 chromosome 2, ASM883128v2, whole genome shotgun sequence genome carries:
- the LOC116247430 gene encoding auxin efflux carrier component 5-like; amino-acid sequence: MISGKEIYDVIAATFPLYVPVFLGYASVRWWKLFTPDQCKGISRLSAFIVLPLFSFDFLSRINPFELNCRFLAADALSKAIIAVLLAVWAKFTRKGSYSWSITGFSLSGLTNMLVMGVPLLRAMYGEEGLEIAVQAYMLQCIGWMMALLLVLEVRKATNRLQVSPRVVPHGDSHVVSIDEDDGRKEGAESEGSLVLKVMKLAWLKVAVNPRTYASVFGLAWAFVSNRWHFGMPSLMEGSIKILSKAGSGMAMFSIGMFMALQEKLVACGPRLTLVAMVLKFIVGPAVMALSSIIVGLKGSVLCIAIVQAALPQSTTSFIYAEEYGLHPEVISTAVIFGTLVSLPVLIAYYVVLERFNEQGSQ